The genomic DNA GTTGGGAGAAGACGTAAAACGGCCTAAAGCCGATAGTTAACCGGCTCTGAGCCTTGAGGCTAACCTACCACTGCTCCGAAATTACTGGTGGCGTGCCGTTTCATGCCTTTATCAATGAGTAAGGCTTGAACACCCGGCAGCGTCTCAAATAGTGCCAGCGACTCCGAAACACCCATGACCATGGCGGCAGTAGCCAGGGCATCGGCATAGGCAGTATCGGCGGCAATGACAGTGGCGGAAGCCACTTCCCGCGGTGAATGTCCGACTCTGGGGTCAATTATATGGTGCCAGGAATAATCAGCAGTAAAAGCGTTCTCGTAATCACCGGATGTCGCCAGGCAGTCATTGGATGTTTGGATAACTTCATAGTAACCAGCCAGCGCCCGCGGATGAGTCAGACCAATCTTCCAAGCCTGACCATCCTCTCGCATCCCCCGTAGCGACATATCGCCCCCGGCTTCAACCATCACCTGGGTCAGGCCCCGGGCTTTCAACAGCGCCGCAGCCTGGTCAACCACATAGCCCTTGGCGATACCGTCAAGGGTCAGTCCCATGCCCGGCGCGGCCAGTGTAATACTCCGGTCTTTGGTTTCAATCAAACGGTAATCAACCGCTGCCCGGGTTGCTTCAATGTCACGTTCAGCCGGCGGGGAGCCGCCCTCAGCGAAACTCTGCGAGTAGAGTTTCAGCAAAGGCAGAACACTCACATCAAAGGCACCGGAACTTAGTTCAGAAAACGCCCGGGCTTTTTGAATAACCCCCACCAGTTCCGGGGAGGCATTGGCGATGGCGCCGGTTTTATTCAGAATGGACAGTTCACTTGCCGGGTCATGCCGTGACAGAATAAGTGACAAGCGCTGGATCTCGGCAAAAGCGTCTTCAATGGCACCGTTGGCCCGCTCAGCTTCGGTCTCAATCAGTTTGATGGTGATGAAAGTGCCCAACAAGGGCCTGGTTTCGGCAAACTCCCGAGCGCTTCCGGATTCAATGAGTTCCTTTATTCCGAACCCGCCGAGTGCCAGAACCCCGGCACCGACAGCGGTAATACGGACGAAATCCCTGCGGTTGATATTATTCTTCATATTCCAGACTCCCGATGGTATTAGGCTAGTATATCAGTCAATTTCATAAAAGTAACGGCCGCAATCAACACCACGCCGATTGCCACCAGTACCGTCAAAACAGTAGCAAAGCGTTTGTCCTTGGCGGAAACCGCCTCAGCGACCTGCCGGGCTTGTTCATAGCCGGCACCCGGCGTGATGGCGTTCCAATAGCAGGCCTCAATACAGCGGCCGCAATACACACAGACACCGGTTTCCAGCTGGTAATCCTTGAGATTATAACTCAAATCACACTTGAGGCACCGCTTGGCGTCAGCTACCGCCGCGGCATCAGGCAGAGTCTGTTCCGAGGCCGCCTGACTGCCGTCCGCAGCCCGAACATATTTTACCGGTACCGGGGAGGGGAACTTGCTTTTCAGGTCTTTGAGCGGCGTCACCGCTGCGTCTGACTCCGGCACGGCCAGCGTCTGGGTTAAATCGCCGGAACCGCCCAGATACCGGTCAACCGCCGCAGCCACCCACCGCGCAGCGGCGATGGATTCAATAACTGAGCGTTGCTCGTTAACGGCATCGCCGGCGGCAAAAACCCCCGGGCTGACCCCCATCGGCTCGCGGGAAATATCCTCACTGCTGATGGTTGATACCACACTGTCAGCCTCAAAGAATTGCTCGTCAAGCGGCAACGGGTCATAACAGGCCTGATTATCGCTGTCATATCCCAAAGCACGAATCTTCAAACCCGCCACACCCTGAACCTTGCCATCCGCCGATACTACCCGGTAGAACAGCGATGAGGAATGAACGGTGACCCCCTCAGCTAGGGCCTGGTCAACTTCCCAGGCGTCGGCGTCCGTACCGCCTGTGTGTTCCTGCCCGAAGATATGGACCTCGGCTCCTTCACGAGCGGCAGCCAGAGCAATGCGGAACGCATCAGTCCCGCCGCCCAACACCATAACCCTGCTGCCCAGTTCCAGCGGCCATTCAGCCGCTATTTTCTTTAGCAGTTCCGACCCGGCGACAACCCCCTCGGCATCACACCCCGGAATCGGCAGTTTGATGGATTTGCCCCAGCCCTTGACCCCGATGGCCAGCGCTACGGCCTCAAACCCCTGGGCGAACAAGCTCGCTGTTGAATCAACGCTGGAGTTGGTTTTCACCTCAACCCCCAGGCTTTCAATAATACCGATTTCGGCAGCCACAACATCTTTAGGCAGTTGATAATCCGGGATGCTGGAGAGCATCTTACCGCCCTTATCTGGTAAGGATTCAAAAACGGTGACATCATGCCCCAGTATTTTCAAGAAGTAAGCGATAGACATACCGGCCGGACCAGAGCCGACCACGGCAACCTTTTTTCCCGAATCCGGCGCAATATTCAGCCGCTCCCGCCACACCCCATCATCTTTGGCCGCGGCAAAGCGCTTCAACGCACGGAGTTGCAATGAACCTTCATATTTACCGCGCTGACACTCTGATTCACAGGGACGTTTGCAGATATGCCCCAGCACCAGTGGCAGGGGCGCCCGTTCCCTGATAACCGCCGCCGCTTCAGAATACTTGCCTTCTCCGATAAAGCGGGCATAGCGGGATCCGTCAAGCCCGGCGGGACAAGCCTGCGAGCAGGGCGCGGCACGCATCCGCTTGGTCAGTTCGTCCGTACGATCAATCGTGATAGCGTCAACCGGACAGATACGGCTGCAACGACCGCAGGCCGTACAATGGCTTTCCGTCCATTTAAATTCTTCCTGACGTCCAAAAGTTTTAGCCCTGCGGCTGACCTGGTCTTCAGTTACTATCGTGATGTTTTTCATTTTTTGCTTCGTCATTTCTGCTATCCTTTCCAGCGGCCTAACGAGAGGTCAGCCGCCCGAA from Dehalogenimonas sp. W includes the following:
- a CDS encoding FAD:protein FMN transferase: MKNNINRRDFVRITAVGAGVLALGGFGIKELIESGSAREFAETRPLLGTFITIKLIETEAERANGAIEDAFAEIQRLSLILSRHDPASELSILNKTGAIANASPELVGVIQKARAFSELSSGAFDVSVLPLLKLYSQSFAEGGSPPAERDIEATRAAVDYRLIETKDRSITLAAPGMGLTLDGIAKGYVVDQAAALLKARGLTQVMVEAGGDMSLRGMREDGQAWKIGLTHPRALAGYYEVIQTSNDCLATSGDYENAFTADYSWHHIIDPRVGHSPREVASATVIAADTAYADALATAAMVMGVSESLALFETLPGVQALLIDKGMKRHATSNFGAVVG
- a CDS encoding 4Fe-4S binding protein; this translates as MTKQKMKNITIVTEDQVSRRAKTFGRQEEFKWTESHCTACGRCSRICPVDAITIDRTDELTKRMRAAPCSQACPAGLDGSRYARFIGEGKYSEAAAVIRERAPLPLVLGHICKRPCESECQRGKYEGSLQLRALKRFAAAKDDGVWRERLNIAPDSGKKVAVVGSGPAGMSIAYFLKILGHDVTVFESLPDKGGKMLSSIPDYQLPKDVVAAEIGIIESLGVEVKTNSSVDSTASLFAQGFEAVALAIGVKGWGKSIKLPIPGCDAEGVVAGSELLKKIAAEWPLELGSRVMVLGGGTDAFRIALAAAREGAEVHIFGQEHTGGTDADAWEVDQALAEGVTVHSSSLFYRVVSADGKVQGVAGLKIRALGYDSDNQACYDPLPLDEQFFEADSVVSTISSEDISREPMGVSPGVFAAGDAVNEQRSVIESIAAARWVAAAVDRYLGGSGDLTQTLAVPESDAAVTPLKDLKSKFPSPVPVKYVRAADGSQAASEQTLPDAAAVADAKRCLKCDLSYNLKDYQLETGVCVYCGRCIEACYWNAITPGAGYEQARQVAEAVSAKDKRFATVLTVLVAIGVVLIAAVTFMKLTDILA